CAACGTAAAAACATGTTAATGCGTTTAGCGGCAGAACCTTTCATAGGGTCCGAAACATGTTTAGTGGTTCTACTGGGATGCGGAATTTCAAAAAATACTTTTTTAAATCCAGATATGGCAGGCTGTAATGATTTGTCTGAAATATGGGCTTTAAAAACAGCTTCTAATCCACCATGATGTAAGTAAATATTCTGTAAGCTTGTGATAAAAAATTTAAGATCTTCTCCATTAAAGGTACGGTGCACAAATTCATCAAACCTTGCGAGATCCTCCTCTTGATGATTTAAAATAAAATCATGAGGAGAATTATCCAATAAAGCCATCATTTTTTTTGCATTGGTAATAATACTTTTTCTATTTCCCCATGCGATGGTAGCGGTTAGAAAAGCACTAATTTCAATATCTTCTTTTTGTGAAAATGTATGTGGAATCTGAATAGGATCTGTATCTAAAAAAGTAGGCTTGTTATATTCAATTACTTTTTCGTCTAGAAATATTTTAAGGTCTGCTTTCTTCATTAAGGAATAGTTTCTCCTGCAAATTTAAAGAATAACATTGGGGTAAGTAGAATTCCATTATGTAACCCATGCAATAACATAGACCAAACAAGGCCTAATTTTACGCGAGTAAACCCTAAAAATATTCCTGCAGAAATTTGAGGAAGTACTAATATAGGTGCCAACCAAAGATGATCTGCGTAAGATTCAAAATTGCTCAAGTGTACGGCTCCAAAAAGAAAAACAGATACGTAATAGGCGTATTTAAAAGATTTTGGGTTCTTAAAAAACGTTAGGGTTCCTCTAAAAATCAACTCTTCTAGAATAGGAGCTAGAATGACTGCTAAAAAAAAGATAATGTAAACAGGATACTTTTTAAACATCTCACCTACGCCATGTGCTCCTAAATCTGCTCCGGCAACTGTCGTGATTATTCCCATTACAATCCCGAGAATAAAACTAAAAACAATATTTAAAATTAATATCTTTTTTAGAAGCGACCATTTTTCTAGGTTTTGCAAACTAGGGTAGGGTTCATTTTTAGGATTTTTAAAGTAGTCCCAAATTTCATAAATCATTCTGATGGTAACATTTTTCCGTCTACCATGGTGAGTTTTCTATCGGCCATCTCAGCCAATTCTTCATTATGGGTAACTATAACAAAGGTTTGTCCAAATTCATCCCTTAATTTAAAAAATAATTTATGAAGATTATCGGCGCTTTCTGTATCTAGATTTCCACTAGGTTCATCAGCAAAAATAACACTTGGGCTATTTACTAAAGCACGTGCTACAGCAACGCGTTGTTGTTCTCCACCAGATAGTTCATTCGGTTTGTGATGGTACCGATGCGATAGGCCTAAAAAGTCTAGCAATTCTTTGGCTCTTTTTTCAGCAGCATTCTTTGTCGTGTTTTTGATAAAAGCAGGAATACAGACATTTTCTAATGCAGTAAATTCTGGCAATAATTGGTGGAATTGAAAAATGAACCCTATATTTTCATTTCTAAATTTGGCCAATTCCTTTTCTGATAAAGCCGTTATATCTCTATCTTTTATTAAAAGCTGACTGTCATATTTATTAGACTGTATATCTAAGGTGCCTAAAATTTGTAAAAGTGTTGTTTTTCCTGCCCCAGACGGTCCAACAATAGATACAATTTCTCCTTTAGTAATATGAATATCTACACCTTTTAAGACTTGTAGGTCTCCATAATATTTCTGGATATTTTGCGCTTTTATCATATTTAATTCTAATTAAAGTATGAAAGTAAACATTAGCCAAGACATGGCAAAACCACT
This genomic stretch from Cellulophaga algicola DSM 14237 harbors:
- a CDS encoding TIGR02757 family protein produces the protein MKKADLKIFLDEKVIEYNKPTFLDTDPIQIPHTFSQKEDIEISAFLTATIAWGNRKSIITNAKKMMALLDNSPHDFILNHQEEDLARFDEFVHRTFNGEDLKFFITSLQNIYLHHGGLEAVFKAHISDKSLQPAISGFKKVFFEIPHPSRTTKHVSDPMKGSAAKRINMFLRWMVRDAATGVDFGIWNTIPSAYLSCPLDVHSGNVARKLKLLKRKQNDAKALAELDANLRKMDANDPAKYDFALFGLGVFEKF
- a CDS encoding CPBP family intramembrane glutamic endopeptidase, with translation MIYEIWDYFKNPKNEPYPSLQNLEKWSLLKKILILNIVFSFILGIVMGIITTVAGADLGAHGVGEMFKKYPVYIIFFLAVILAPILEELIFRGTLTFFKNPKSFKYAYYVSVFLFGAVHLSNFESYADHLWLAPILVLPQISAGIFLGFTRVKLGLVWSMLLHGLHNGILLTPMLFFKFAGETIP
- a CDS encoding ABC transporter ATP-binding protein, translating into MIKAQNIQKYYGDLQVLKGVDIHITKGEIVSIVGPSGAGKTTLLQILGTLDIQSNKYDSQLLIKDRDITALSEKELAKFRNENIGFIFQFHQLLPEFTALENVCIPAFIKNTTKNAAEKRAKELLDFLGLSHRYHHKPNELSGGEQQRVAVARALVNSPSVIFADEPSGNLDTESADNLHKLFFKLRDEFGQTFVIVTHNEELAEMADRKLTMVDGKMLPSE